DNA from Kitasatospora acidiphila:
TTCTTCAGGATCGAGGCGCTGCGCTCGTCGTAGCCGATCAGGATCAGGTCCCGGCCGCGTCGACGCAGCTCCGAGATGAACGGGTAGCCGGTGCGCTCCAGGCCGTGGTAGAGCTCCTTGAGGCTGCTCGGGCCCGTGTTGAAGCCGTCGGACAGGATGACCGGCCTGGTGACCCCCTGGTTCCGCTCGCCGTAGTACACCCAGGCGGTGCCGCCGGGCAGCTGCCAGGTCTCGTTGGGCTCGGGCGCGGCCGGGATCTCCGGCGCAGGGGGCGGTGCGAGGAAGCCGAAGGGCTCGATCACGGGCTCGTTCTGGTCGGGCAAGGTGGGTCCCTTCAACGGGTGAGGGTGGCCCCGCAGTCGACTGCGGTGCGGGGCGAGCCGGGGGTGGTGGCCCGGCGGTCCGGACCCGCACCTACCCACCCCGGCTTGCTCGCCATGCACGCGTCACTCCTTTGAGTGAATCCTGATGGATCGTCAGACAAGAGTCACAACTGCAGTTCAGTGCGCGGCCGTTCAGCCGCCGCCCGGGGCGCAGCGAACCCGGGTTAAGGGTGGCGCCGGCCAGGTGGGCGCGGGGTCTCTCGGTGGCCACTCACTGGAGCGCGGACCGCGGCTTCGGCTCCTGCTCCGGCCGGCCTGTCAGCGGCACACTCCTGACGCGCGATCGCCCGCCGCGTCGGCTGTGTCGGCTGCGTCGGCGGCGAAAATCGCTGTCCGGTCGCCAAGCAGGCTGATAGACATCCGGCGTGCAAAAGACTCTGGACTTCCCCGACCTGCTGCGTTTGCTCGACGATCGGGCGACGGCGTTCCGTGCGGCGGTCGCCGCCGCGCCCAGCCTCGACGTGCAGGTGCCGACCTGCCCCGAGTGGACGCTGCTCGACCTGGTGCAGCACATCGGCGAGGGGCGCCGCGCCTGGGCCGCCACCATCGCCGCAGGGCCTGACGCCACGATCAAGTCCGCAGCGCCGGGCGCTCCGGTCGCACCTCGGGAGCGCGAGGCCCAGCAGGCCTGGCTGGCCGCATCGACGCAGGAGCTGGTGGATGCCCTGCGCGAGGCCGGCCCGGAGCGCGGTTGCTGGACGTGGTGGGGTGCGTCGCAGTCGCCGCAGACCTGTGGTGCCGTCGCCCGGCACCAGCTCCAGCAGATCGCGGTGCACACCTACGACGCCCAACTCACCATGGGCGCACCGCAGTCGCTGCCGGTCGAGGTGGCACTCGACGGTGTCGAGGAGTTCCTCTCCACCTGCTGCGCGACGCCGAGCGCCTGGCCGCACGAGCCCACCGCCTTCGACTTCCACGCCACCGAGGGCCGCTCCTGGCGCCTCACGGTCGACGGCGACGGTGCCCGCTTCACCCGCATCCCCGCACCCGGCACGGCATC
Protein-coding regions in this window:
- a CDS encoding maleylpyruvate isomerase family mycothiol-dependent enzyme codes for the protein MQKTLDFPDLLRLLDDRATAFRAAVAAAPSLDVQVPTCPEWTLLDLVQHIGEGRRAWAATIAAGPDATIKSAAPGAPVAPREREAQQAWLAASTQELVDALREAGPERGCWTWWGASQSPQTCGAVARHQLQQIAVHTYDAQLTMGAPQSLPVEVALDGVEEFLSTCCATPSAWPHEPTAFDFHATEGRSWRLTVDGDGARFTRIPAPGTASGTAPATAAGASVHGTASELVLFLYDRIPADSLGIDGDAGLFDLLRAWEPEE